A region from the Flavobacteriales bacterium genome encodes:
- a CDS encoding T9SS type A sorting domain-containing protein gives MTQVTLECWGGGGRGGTRSSNGRGGGGGGGAYARSVLSVTPGNSYTVTVGAGSTSASPGGDSWFGSTTTVMAKGGNSVANNSSTGATGGSAAASFGDVVFDGGDGANAPGGTGGGGGSSAGTAANGNNASGGTGASAPSGGGDGGNGGNGTFGTGANGSAPGGGGGGAERGCCITVNAGNGGAGRVVVTYTYNPGSCMSATGANAIADNGCASGNSLNVGFPISGLPTVLGAAPGQARLISVELIVSHTWNNDLDITLTSPTGQTRNLLLDRFSSGDNLGDPSNCPDATLVLMDGATALPAAATIVNNATGPYAPEQTLAGFAGDPNGTWTLTICDDAADDLGNFLLGKLNFCSVPQITGTTSNSPVCSTDDLVLSVTATGNPAVAYSWSGTGTFSPNNTSANVTVDGPATGNYTITVSNTCGSDNATVPVTVTSATTWYADADSDGSGDPGVTQQACSAPPGYVSNNNDGCPSDPNKIAPGICGCGTADVDSDGDSVFDCFDGCPSDPNKFAPGICGCGVADTDTDSDGTADCNDGCPNDPLKTAPGQCGCGNPETGDTDGDGTADCVDGCPTDPNKIAPGQCGCGVSDADLDNDGTPDCNDGCPNDANKTAPGQCGCGVPESADTDGDGTLDCVDACPTDPNKIAPGQCGCGAPDTDTDSDGTADCNDNCPNDPNKINPGICGCGSPDVDTDGDTVFDCFDGCPNDPDKFAPGQCGCGTPDTDTDSDGTANCNDGCPNDPNKIAPGDCGCGNVETGDTDEDGVADCLDGCPFDDTKTAPGNCGCGNPEPGAACDDGDNTTGEDTVQPDCSCAGVPVDCNYVPSGPDMPGTACDDGNAATGNDTWGADCLCVGELLDCEGTPGGTALPGSVCDDGLATTGNDMYGADCVCAGEPIDCEGTPNGTALPGTPCDDGDPNTINDLWDGSCACVGTPSCIGNMVTLTLNTDANGNQTSWEIVPVGGGAALCQGSGFASNSSIDSDCCLADGCYRLLVYDSFGDGMTTGGYVLRDANGEMIIDNAGNGGFTSMSAIANNGGFCLPMGVDHLIAADCGRMDLLPSSTIKSTVSGAVSAQYGVGDQTDDGYQFWLFDPNGSYSRVIFKSHANHTPGTPQGPGACSNLVLSSLQTMPPPANKMLNVRVRTRVNGVNSEYGPACRIMIDLVGTCPTTTLVNAPNDPKHSCGASKTVSASSKLYANAVAGANKFQWRFENTANSYVRTIATTGEVVTIGNWATNPLLCGTHVYQVSLRASFDGGATYCPYGAVCNVTITNNNSNCTQNFQGGGANLHVVQQEESGMAVWPNPMRDGRLTVKLHGLNEAEAVTTIELYDMFGKRVHAQSLATDGATELTTVLELPQLATGLYILNATSGERLFTSRVAVQ, from the coding sequence GTGACGCAGGTTACACTGGAATGCTGGGGCGGCGGTGGCCGCGGTGGCACCCGGAGCTCCAATGGAAGGGGCGGTGGCGGCGGCGGTGGCGCTTATGCGCGGAGCGTGCTTTCGGTGACCCCTGGCAATTCGTATACAGTTACGGTTGGCGCCGGAAGCACTTCCGCTTCACCGGGCGGTGATTCCTGGTTCGGTAGCACGACCACCGTTATGGCAAAAGGTGGGAACAGCGTTGCGAACAACTCTTCCACGGGTGCAACAGGCGGGTCCGCGGCAGCATCGTTCGGTGATGTGGTTTTCGATGGAGGAGACGGTGCCAACGCACCCGGCGGCACTGGCGGAGGTGGTGGTTCATCCGCTGGTACGGCGGCCAATGGAAACAATGCATCAGGAGGAACAGGTGCAAGCGCGCCTTCCGGTGGTGGCGATGGCGGTAACGGGGGTAATGGCACCTTCGGCACCGGTGCAAACGGTTCCGCTCCTGGGGGTGGCGGAGGAGGGGCTGAACGCGGCTGCTGCATCACTGTGAACGCGGGCAACGGAGGCGCAGGTCGCGTGGTGGTCACGTACACCTACAATCCGGGTTCATGCATGTCCGCCACCGGTGCCAATGCCATTGCCGACAACGGTTGTGCGTCGGGCAATTCCCTGAATGTCGGGTTCCCGATCAGTGGCCTGCCAACCGTACTGGGTGCGGCACCTGGCCAGGCAAGGCTGATCAGTGTGGAACTCATCGTTTCGCACACGTGGAACAACGACCTCGACATTACCCTCACCTCTCCGACAGGTCAGACCCGGAACCTCCTGCTTGACCGCTTCAGCAGCGGTGACAACCTCGGGGACCCGTCCAATTGCCCCGATGCCACGCTGGTTTTGATGGACGGCGCCACTGCACTCCCAGCGGCCGCTACGATCGTGAACAACGCAACCGGTCCTTATGCTCCCGAGCAAACCCTCGCTGGCTTCGCAGGCGACCCGAATGGAACTTGGACATTGACCATATGCGATGACGCTGCCGACGACCTCGGGAACTTCCTGCTCGGCAAACTGAACTTCTGCTCGGTACCGCAGATCACCGGAACCACCAGCAACAGTCCCGTGTGCTCCACGGACGACCTGGTACTGAGCGTTACCGCAACAGGCAACCCAGCGGTCGCATACAGCTGGAGCGGCACCGGCACCTTCAGCCCGAACAACACCAGCGCGAACGTCACTGTGGATGGACCCGCCACGGGCAACTACACCATTACCGTGAGCAACACGTGCGGTTCTGACAACGCAACGGTTCCCGTGACGGTGACCAGCGCAACGACGTGGTACGCCGATGCCGATTCGGACGGTTCAGGTGACCCCGGTGTCACGCAACAAGCATGCAGCGCGCCACCGGGCTATGTATCGAACAATAACGATGGTTGTCCTTCCGATCCCAACAAGATCGCACCAGGCATCTGTGGCTGTGGTACGGCCGACGTGGACAGTGATGGCGACTCGGTGTTCGATTGCTTTGACGGATGCCCGAGCGATCCGAACAAATTCGCGCCAGGTATCTGTGGCTGCGGCGTTGCGGACACGGACACGGATTCTGACGGGACGGCCGATTGCAATGACGGCTGCCCGAACGACCCTCTGAAGACCGCTCCTGGTCAATGCGGATGCGGGAACCCGGAAACCGGCGACACGGACGGTGATGGCACCGCAGACTGCGTGGACGGCTGCCCGACCGACCCGAACAAGATCGCACCGGGCCAATGCGGTTGCGGCGTTTCCGATGCCGACCTGGACAATGACGGCACACCGGACTGCAACGATGGATGCCCCAACGATGCCAACAAAACAGCCCCCGGTCAGTGCGGTTGCGGGGTACCTGAATCGGCCGACACGGACGGTGACGGGACTTTGGATTGCGTTGATGCATGCCCCACGGACCCGAACAAGATCGCACCGGGCCAATGCGGCTGCGGGGCACCTGACACGGATACGGACAGTGATGGCACCGCCGATTGCAATGACAACTGCCCCAACGACCCGAACAAGATCAACCCAGGGATCTGTGGTTGCGGTTCACCGGATGTTGATACGGATGGCGATACCGTCTTCGATTGCTTCGACGGTTGCCCGAACGACCCCGACAAATTCGCTCCGGGCCAGTGCGGCTGTGGAACGCCTGACACCGACACTGATAGTGACGGCACCGCGAACTGCAACGACGGTTGCCCCAACGACCCCAATAAGATCGCTCCTGGCGACTGTGGCTGCGGCAACGTGGAAACCGGCGATACCGATGAAGACGGCGTAGCAGACTGCTTGGACGGTTGCCCCTTCGACGACACGAAGACCGCCCCTGGCAACTGCGGCTGCGGTAACCCCGAGCCCGGTGCAGCATGCGACGACGGCGACAACACCACAGGTGAGGACACCGTGCAGCCCGACTGCTCGTGCGCTGGTGTGCCCGTGGACTGCAACTACGTGCCCAGCGGCCCCGATATGCCCGGCACAGCATGCGATGACGGCAATGCAGCCACCGGCAACGACACTTGGGGTGCGGACTGCCTGTGCGTTGGGGAACTGCTCGACTGCGAAGGCACACCCGGTGGCACAGCACTTCCGGGCAGCGTGTGCGACGATGGTCTGGCCACCACCGGCAACGACATGTACGGCGCCGATTGCGTGTGCGCCGGTGAACCCATCGACTGTGAAGGCACACCGAACGGCACGGCTCTCCCCGGCACGCCTTGCGACGACGGCGACCCGAACACCATCAACGACCTGTGGGACGGCTCCTGCGCTTGCGTGGGCACGCCCAGTTGCATAGGCAACATGGTGACGCTGACGCTGAACACCGATGCCAACGGCAACCAGACCAGTTGGGAGATCGTGCCCGTCGGCGGAGGCGCGGCCCTCTGCCAGGGCAGTGGTTTCGCCAGCAACAGCAGCATCGATTCGGATTGCTGCCTGGCCGATGGCTGCTATCGCCTGCTGGTGTACGACAGCTTCGGCGACGGCATGACCACCGGCGGCTACGTGCTGCGCGATGCGAACGGCGAGATGATCATCGACAATGCGGGCAACGGCGGTTTCACCAGCATGAGCGCCATTGCGAACAACGGTGGCTTCTGCCTGCCGATGGGCGTGGACCACCTGATCGCCGCCGACTGCGGTCGCATGGACCTGCTGCCCAGCAGCACGATCAAATCGACCGTGAGCGGTGCAGTGAGCGCGCAGTACGGCGTGGGCGACCAGACCGACGACGGCTACCAGTTCTGGCTCTTCGATCCGAACGGCTCATATAGCCGCGTCATCTTCAAGAGCCACGCGAACCACACCCCCGGCACGCCACAGGGTCCCGGTGCGTGCAGCAACCTGGTGCTGAGCAGCCTGCAGACCATGCCGCCCCCGGCCAACAAAATGCTGAACGTGCGTGTGCGCACCCGTGTGAACGGCGTGAACAGCGAGTACGGTCCTGCCTGCCGCATCATGATCGACCTGGTGGGTACCTGCCCCACCACCACGCTGGTGAACGCACCGAACGACCCCAAGCACAGCTGCGGCGCCAGCAAGACGGTGAGTGCATCCTCCAAGCTATACGCCAATGCAGTGGCCGGCGCCAACAAGTTCCAGTGGCGTTTCGAGAACACGGCGAACAGCTACGTGCGCACCATTGCCACCACCGGCGAGGTCGTCACCATCGGCAACTGGGCCACCAACCCGCTGCTCTGCGGCACGCACGTGTACCAAGTGAGCCTGCGCGCCAGCTTCGATGGAGGCGCCACCTACTGCCCGTACGGTGCAGTGTGCAACGTCACCATCACCAACAACAACAGCAACTGCACGCAGAACTTCCAGGGCGGCGGTGCCAACCTGCACGTGGTGCAACAGGAAGAAAGCGGTATGGCCGTGTGGCCCAACCCGATGCGCGATGGTCGCCTGACGGTGAAGCTGCACGGGTTGAACGAAGCCGAAGCGGTGACCACCATCGAGCTGTACGACATGTTCGGCAAGCGCGTGCACGCCCAGAGCTTGGCCACCGACGGTGCCACCGAACTGACCACCGTGCTGGAGCTGCCCCAACTGGCCACCGGCCTCTACATCCTGAACGCGACCAGCGGCGAGCGCCTGTTCACTTCCCGTGTGGCGGTGCAGTAA